The following DNA comes from Paenibacillus crassostreae.
GCAGTTTGATCACCTTATTGTGGCTGTGCTAAACAATTTAAGTAAGAAAGCTTTATTTACTGTTGAAGAACGTAAAGATCTATTAAAACAAGTGACAGCGGACATTCCTAATGTAGAAGTGGATAGTTTTCGTGACCTCCTTGCTAACTATATGAGAGACAAGAATGCCCATGTTATTGTTCGAGGAATTCGGACGGTCACGGATTTTGAATATGAACTACAGATGGCTTCTACAAATCATAAGTTGAATCCCGATGTGGAGACCGTTTTTATGATGACCAATCCTAAATATTCATATTTAAGTTCGAGCTTAGTGAAAGAAGTTGCTCATTTCAATGGTGATTTGACAGAATGGGTATCTTCTGAAGTAGGACAAGCCTTACATCAGAAGATTAAGGAGATCGACGGGTAGTTGTTACTAGGACGATCAACCAAGAGATCAGTAGTAAGCTTATCAATATAAAACCTTGCCATCCTAGCATAAGTGGGATGTGAGACCACATTCCGGAAATTTGTGACAAATCAGATGCGTAATTGGGCCAATAAAAGAATGCGGGTTGTATATTGTGGACAAAGTGTTTCAATGGATTCCAAAGGATAAAGGTAATCGTGAAAGCGTAAGTGCCGTGTAACAATCGAACGATGATAAAAGGAAACCATCGCACCCCTTTGTTCATGAGTGGTGTAATGGATTGGAGTATCGCAGTTAGTCCGCTCCAACCAAGTATGAATGATAGCAAGGACCATTGTACAATAGGTGTCAGGGTAGTAATTGTAGTGAGAGCCTTCGCTCCTAAGTGAAGTTCAACAAGGCCAGCTATGTACGAGGAAGATACACCAGGGATAATATAGGAACTAATTAGGTGGATCATGACAGCCATGATAATGATGTATCCTCCTACGACCATCAGTGTTTGAACCGCATTACTTACGGATTCACCAAGTAGTTTACCAAAGCTTCGTCCATCACGAATATGTGCCTGGTGAATCGCGCTTCTAACTCTTCGGAGTAAAGAGCTATTGGGAGTTGTGATTATCCTAGCAGTTATTGATGGTTCATTTCTCTTATGTTTAACCAGGTTACCGAGTGATGTGATGGTGAGAAAAGCAAGAATGCCTGAAATCCAATGGATACTAAGCAACCAATAGCCAGCAGAAGGCTGTTGTAAGAGGCCTATTCCGATGACAAGGATGATTGTCATTGGATTGCAGAAGTGAGATAACCATGTCAATCGTTCGGCTTCACGTGGTGTTAGATCACCTTGCTGAACTAATTGTAGTGTGGACTGAGCTCCACCTGGAAAGCCTGCTGTCATCCCCATCGTAAGTGCCCATCCACCGATTCCAGGTAATGCGAATACTCTTCTCATCAGAGGTTCTAACAGAACCCCAATTCCGTGAACCAAGCCATAGGCAATAAGCATTTCAGATAGTACGAGAAATGGAAGTAATGAAGGAAATACGATATGCCACCACAAGGTCAAGCCTTGCAATGAAGCTTGAAAAGTTTGTTCGGGAGAGCTAACGATACCGATAACAAGTAGGAAAGAAAGTAAGCCTAGCATCAAAGAAGCTGCTGGTGCACTAAATAGATATTTAATGTGTTTGAACATCCAATCACCCCATTAAGTAAACACAGCTAGAATTAGATTATACAAGCTATGTAATACTCAATTTATGCGAAGCGAATACACATCATACCAGCTTATCTATATAGAAGATTCAAAGGGAGAGTGAAAGCATGAATTTGTCCAATAAATCTCGTGGAGTAAGGTTGATCAAGTACCTCTTAATGGTCTGCTTACTTTGCTACGTTGTCGTATACATGCCAACACCATATATCATCTATCAGCCAGGAAGTGCAGAAGAAGTGAAACCTATGATAACGGTGAAGAATGGTGATGAATCGGAAGCGGGTACATTTATGATGACCACCGTGTCTGCCAGCTATGCCAATATTGCATTGCTGGCTATTTCATCTTTCAATCCGAATGCTGAGGTGGATAAGAAACAATCGAGGCTAGGTAATAAGAGTAAAGAAGAATATGCAGCAGAGCAATTGTATTATATGAGTGACTCACAATCATCTGCGGTTGAAGCAGCATATCGTGAAGCTGGTGTCGCTTACCAGATCATACCGCAGTATCTTTTTGTATTCTCTATTCCTGAGGATTCAAGAAATAGTGATTATTTTCAACCCGGGGATAAAATATTAGAAGTAGATAAAGAGCCAATCTCGGATAATTTAGATCTAACAACAAAATTGAAGAATAGAAAAATAGGTGAAATAGTAACTCTGAAGTTAGAAAGATCCGGTCAAGTTCTTGAGGAAAATGTACCATTGGTATCGATCCGTGATAATGAGACGAACAGTACACGAGCAGGATTTGGTATCATGATCGGAACCATGCAGAAGGTGACTGCGAATGATCAGAGTAAACAGGTTGAGTTTAAGAATACGAATGTGGGAGGACCTTCCGCAGGCTTAATATTTACTATGGAAATCTTTAATCAGTTGACTCCAGGAGATTTAACCAAAGGTTACCGGGTAGCTGGAACAGGAACCATTACAGTTGAGGGAAAAGTGGGACCTATAGGAGGAGTGAAGCATAAAATTGTTGCTGCTGATCGTGAGCAGGCACAATTGTTCTTTGTTCCTAAGGATAATTATGAAGAAGCTAAAACCAAAGCGGAAGAAATCGGTACGAGTATGAAACTTATTCCAGTATCAACCTTAGAGGAAGCCTTGAAGTATATGGAACAAGTTCATACTACCACCTGATAGGTGATTCATAATAATCTCGATACATGTCACGCATATCTGATTGATCATAGCCATTAGCGTATGCAGCAGCGGCTTGAAGATCACGTTCTAGATGATGATGTGTAAATACAGATGGTTTCATTATTGTAGGTAAAGTGGCTGTTTTTTTCATTCGTTTTAAAAGTTGACGTCCCTGTTTACTAAAACCAAGGATTCGTAAGTATCCAGGTCCCTTTGCTAATTCTTTGGGAGACATCTCTTCTTTGCTATGGTTGAGTAGAATATGGGTTAGCATACGTTGTAATTTAGTATGAGTGTAGCGTTTTGTTTTTAAGCTATGAAGTAACTCCTCTACAGTTGCTTGAGAAAGAATAGGTAGAGTCTTTTTTACGCGATATTCTAATCCCTCAGTGACTTCATGTATGAGAGATAGTTGCTCTGGTGTGTGCGTCATTAAATGATGTATTAAAGGCTGTCTAAATGTTTCCCAATGAACAGGACCTCTACCGGCCGAGAATTCTCGTCGCATGATCTCAAGGGTATAGGAGGGGATATATGGAGTGATTGCTTCGACCCCATCTGTAGAGACCATTTTTCTAACTGAGGTAGCGCTCGCAATATTCGAATGTGAAGGAGTAGTATCATGGTAAGCGGCACTCTCCCTAGCAATGGTAAGCGGGATAATGGGGCTTCCTAATCGTTCTAAAGCTATTAGATAGTGAAGTGCAAGAGAGTGGTTCGGCTGATGCAATAGTTGTCTTATTTCTTCTTGCTGATCCAGATTATGTGCTAATTTACTTGCTGCAGCACTATATGCTGTGGGATAATTCATACCTGTGGATAAAAGATGTGTTAGCTCTTGCTGCATAATAGGGTCTTCTTGCGTAAGTTGTTTGGCAAGGGGCAGTAGTTCATGAAGTGATCCACTTTCTGTGCCGAAGCAAAGATAATCGACTATGCCAGTTGCTTCAAGCAAGGAAACAGCACCGAATGCGAACCATTCAGCAGGTTGTACTGCATAATGAATAGGTAACTCGATCACAAGGTCTACACCCATATGTAGGGCCATCTCTGCTCGTGCTTGTTTACTTAGTATCGCAGGCTCTCCTCGTTGCAAGAATGGGCCACTAAGAATGGCTACACAATATTCTGCACCTGTAAGTTCCTTTGCTCTGCTATAATGTAGGACATGGCCGTTATGTAATGGATTGTATTCCACAATGATTCCTACAACTGTGCTCATTAGAGTTCAACTCCTTGGAATGCTGTTTTGATTTTATATGGTGAAAATATGATATATTCTTATATTAAGAATATATCATATACAATATAAGAATCAATTTCATAATCGCCTATGCAGGTTTGCGTAATTATGAAATTGACTCAAGAATAAAAAATTGATCAAAACTTATAATTTCTTATATTTTAAGAAAGAATAATGGGATGTCATGTGATTCATGTTGACAAACCTATGCAAATCTCGGTATAATAATTTTTGTTTGTTTGGAGTGATTAATGTGCATTTTGAATTTCGCAAAATTGTTAAGTTTGATGGTTCAATGGAGTTTCATGAACAAGTGAATGTAGATCGTGTCATCAAGGATCGTAAAGATATTATTACTGCTGAATCTGTTTCTGTAGATTTACAGGCATCATATGTTGGCGATGACACAGTAGAAGTTCAAGGTATGCTTAAAGGACAAGTTGAAATGGCGTGTTCACGCTGTTTGACAGAAGTTCCTGAGCACTTGGATATTCCGTTTCACGAATTCTTCAAGTTGGTGAAGCAGTCTGAAAAGAATCAGGACGAAGATAGCGATATCATTTACGTGGAAGATGATATGGTAGATCTAATCCCGTTTGTGGAAGAAGCTTTTCTATTGTATTTACCCCAGATTCCATTATGTAAGGCGACCTGTAAAGGACTCTGCCAAAGATGTGGAAATGACTTGAACGAAAGCACCTGTAATTGCGATACGAGAGTAGTCGATCCACGGCTTGCTGTGCTGAAAGATTTATTGAAATAATGATGTAACATTCAATTCGTTAATGACGAGTTGATTGAAATAAGGAGGTGGGAACATGGCAGTACCTCAAAGAAGAACGTCCAAGACACGTCGTGACAAACGTCGTACTCACTTTAAACTGACAGTGCCGGGTATGGTGAAATGTGAACAATGCGGAGAATTGAAGCTTGCTCATCACGTATGTAAAGTGTGCGGAACGTATAAATCAAGAGAAATTATTTCGCAATAATTTACAAATAAGTAGTACTTCATCTTAGGTGAGGTGCTATTTTTTTTTACTTACATCCGATTGTAATAACATCTTTAATAAAGAAAGGCAAAGTCATTTCTACATAGTAAGGTTTGTTTTAGATGAGGACTTTCTTTTTGCGACAGCTTGATTTATACTACATATTAGTACCTGGTTCTAAAAAGTATTTTACCATGATAAATTAAATGAATTACTATTAGAATCAATTTCATAATCGCCGATGCTGTATAAATAAGGACTATAGTTACATCTAAATCGGTTTTCGTAAATATGAAATTGATTCTAAATAAATGCATTATGACTTGTTGATGTGAGGAGGTGACTATCATCGAACGTTTACCTAAGAAGATGCGCCATCAGCATTTGCTGGAGTTGATCGAGGAGAACCCGTTCGTAACGGACAGGGAACTAACTAGACAATTAAAGGTTAGCATTCAGACAATTCGATTAGACCGAATGGAACTAGGGATTCCTGAATTGCGTGAGCGGATGAAACAGATGGCTGAGCATTCGTATGATCAAGTTCGCTCCTTACCATTGGATGAAGTTGTAGGTGAGATCGTCGATTTACAGTTGGACAAAAGCGGTATTTCCATATTCGAAATTCGAGAGGAACATGTATTCTCAAGGACACATATTGCTCGTGGGCATTATGTGTTCGGACAGGCAAATTCCCTAGCGGTTGCTGTCATTAATGATGAGATTGCATTGACAGCTTCTTCAGATATTCGATTCTTACGTTCAGTTCAACTAGGAGAGAAATGTATAGCTAAAGCATACGTTAGATCTACGCCTAGTCAGAAAGGTAAAGCCAAAGTTGAAGTGTTTACCTATGTAGGTGAAGAAATGGTATTCCAAGGCAATTTCCTCATTTACAGATCAACAGGGAATGAGAACAACGAGGGAGGAATGTAGCATGAGGATTGCTATTGATGCAATGGGAGGAGATAATGCTCCGCACTCCAATGTAGATGGGGCATTAGCAGCTGCGATTGAATGGCAGGATGTAGATATTATTTTAGTAGGCGATCAAGCTCAGATCGAGCCGTTACTTCATGGTAAAGAGATTCCTGCTAACCTTACTATTCAACATGCTAGTGAAATAATTTCCTCTGATGATGAACCTGTAAAAGCTGTACGCCATAAAAAAGATGCTTCAATGGTGGTAGCAGGACGCATGTTAAAAGAAGGTCATGCGGATGCGATGATTTCTGCAGGTAATACAGGCGCACTGATGACAACAGGATTATTGGTTGTTGGTCGCATGGCAGGGATTGAAAGACCTGCACTTGCACCGATGATTCCAACATTAGATGATGTTGGAGTACTTGCACTTGATCTTGGTGCTAATATGGATTCTAAATCACAGCATTTAGCCCAATATGGACTGATGGGTAGTATATATCGACAGAAGGTTCAAGGAATAGCTAAGCCACGAGTAGGCCTTTTAAATGTTGGGGTTGAGCCTGGTAAAGGTAATGAATTAACTAAAGAAGCTTTCCCATTATTACAGGAGATGCCGATTCATTTCATTGGAAATGTTGAAGCACGAGATGTCATGACAGGCAACTGTGATGTACTAGTATGTGATGGATTCGCCGGAAATATTTTACTTAAAACATTAGAAGGTACAG
Coding sequences within:
- the coaD gene encoding pantetheine-phosphate adenylyltransferase; the protein is MEQQIKGPRIGVYPGSFDPCTLGHMDIILRASKQFDHLIVAVLNNLSKKALFTVEERKDLLKQVTADIPNVEVDSFRDLLANYMRDKNAHVIVRGIRTVTDFEYELQMASTNHKLNPDVETVFMMTNPKYSYLSSSLVKEVAHFNGDLTEWVSSEVGQALHQKIKEIDG
- a CDS encoding nucleoside recognition domain-containing protein, with protein sequence MFKHIKYLFSAPAASLMLGLLSFLLVIGIVSSPEQTFQASLQGLTLWWHIVFPSLLPFLVLSEMLIAYGLVHGIGVLLEPLMRRVFALPGIGGWALTMGMTAGFPGGAQSTLQLVQQGDLTPREAERLTWLSHFCNPMTIILVIGIGLLQQPSAGYWLLSIHWISGILAFLTITSLGNLVKHKRNEPSITARIITTPNSSLLRRVRSAIHQAHIRDGRSFGKLLGESVSNAVQTLMVVGGYIIIMAVMIHLISSYIIPGVSSSYIAGLVELHLGAKALTTITTLTPIVQWSLLSFILGWSGLTAILQSITPLMNKGVRWFPFIIVRLLHGTYAFTITFILWNPLKHFVHNIQPAFFYWPNYASDLSQISGMWSHIPLMLGWQGFILISLLLISWLIVLVTTTRRSP
- a CDS encoding SepM family pheromone-processing serine protease yields the protein MNLSNKSRGVRLIKYLLMVCLLCYVVVYMPTPYIIYQPGSAEEVKPMITVKNGDESEAGTFMMTTVSASYANIALLAISSFNPNAEVDKKQSRLGNKSKEEYAAEQLYYMSDSQSSAVEAAYREAGVAYQIIPQYLFVFSIPEDSRNSDYFQPGDKILEVDKEPISDNLDLTTKLKNRKIGEIVTLKLERSGQVLEENVPLVSIRDNETNSTRAGFGIMIGTMQKVTANDQSKQVEFKNTNVGGPSAGLIFTMEIFNQLTPGDLTKGYRVAGTGTITVEGKVGPIGGVKHKIVAADREQAQLFFVPKDNYEEAKTKAEEIGTSMKLIPVSTLEEALKYMEQVHTTT
- a CDS encoding nucleotidyltransferase, with translation MSTVVGIIVEYNPLHNGHVLHYSRAKELTGAEYCVAILSGPFLQRGEPAILSKQARAEMALHMGVDLVIELPIHYAVQPAEWFAFGAVSLLEATGIVDYLCFGTESGSLHELLPLAKQLTQEDPIMQQELTHLLSTGMNYPTAYSAAASKLAHNLDQQEEIRQLLHQPNHSLALHYLIALERLGSPIIPLTIARESAAYHDTTPSHSNIASATSVRKMVSTDGVEAITPYIPSYTLEIMRREFSAGRGPVHWETFRQPLIHHLMTHTPEQLSLIHEVTEGLEYRVKKTLPILSQATVEELLHSLKTKRYTHTKLQRMLTHILLNHSKEEMSPKELAKGPGYLRILGFSKQGRQLLKRMKKTATLPTIMKPSVFTHHHLERDLQAAAAYANGYDQSDMRDMYRDYYESPIRW
- a CDS encoding YceD family protein codes for the protein MHFEFRKIVKFDGSMEFHEQVNVDRVIKDRKDIITAESVSVDLQASYVGDDTVEVQGMLKGQVEMACSRCLTEVPEHLDIPFHEFFKLVKQSEKNQDEDSDIIYVEDDMVDLIPFVEEAFLLYLPQIPLCKATCKGLCQRCGNDLNESTCNCDTRVVDPRLAVLKDLLK
- the rpmF gene encoding 50S ribosomal protein L32, coding for MAVPQRRTSKTRRDKRRTHFKLTVPGMVKCEQCGELKLAHHVCKVCGTYKSREIISQ
- the fapR gene encoding transcription factor FapR; amino-acid sequence: MERLPKKMRHQHLLELIEENPFVTDRELTRQLKVSIQTIRLDRMELGIPELRERMKQMAEHSYDQVRSLPLDEVVGEIVDLQLDKSGISIFEIREEHVFSRTHIARGHYVFGQANSLAVAVINDEIALTASSDIRFLRSVQLGEKCIAKAYVRSTPSQKGKAKVEVFTYVGEEMVFQGNFLIYRSTGNENNEGGM
- the plsX gene encoding phosphate acyltransferase PlsX, which encodes MRIAIDAMGGDNAPHSNVDGALAAAIEWQDVDIILVGDQAQIEPLLHGKEIPANLTIQHASEIISSDDEPVKAVRHKKDASMVVAGRMLKEGHADAMISAGNTGALMTTGLLVVGRMAGIERPALAPMIPTLDDVGVLALDLGANMDSKSQHLAQYGLMGSIYRQKVQGIAKPRVGLLNVGVEPGKGNELTKEAFPLLQEMPIHFIGNVEARDVMTGNCDVLVCDGFAGNILLKTLEGTAGAMFSLLKEQFNQSLKSKIGAAILMPQLKALKKKLDYSETGGAPLLGLSSLVMKSHGSSNGTAIKNAVRQTRIAIVNELVPSISKEISGK